The following coding sequences are from one Lycium ferocissimum isolate CSIRO_LF1 chromosome 3, AGI_CSIRO_Lferr_CH_V1, whole genome shotgun sequence window:
- the LOC132050422 gene encoding uncharacterized protein LOC132050422 isoform X1 codes for MMHFIVASGVGDILFLFSVLFLYSISPADDAMVFMGFVCVQVAPIMAFVMIYEICSSRRARDRTRSTSTNYLSCCDELHHYVPSSEACPIRRRLQELRHQIALLNRESYEFENFTLRELHSAFNVFGIRYMNEEEINALYVRKCKGIGLER; via the exons ATGATGCACTTCATTGTGGCTTCTGGCGTTGGAgatattctcttccttttttcag TTCTCTTCTTATACTCTATAAGCCCTGCGGATGACGCAATGGTTTTTATG GGCTTCGTTTGTGTACAAGTTGCTCCGATTATGGCATTCGTTATGATATACGAAATTTGTTCTTCACGTCGAGCTCGAGACAGAACAAGGAGTACATCCACTAACTACTTGAGTTGTTGTGATGAACTCCATCACTACGTGCCTTCATCAGAAGCATGTCCCATAAGAAGAAGATTGCAAGAGCTGAGGCACCAAATTGCTCTTCTAAACCGTGAAAGTTATGAGTTTG AAAACTTTACCTTGAGAGAGTTGCATTCTGCATTTAATGTCTTCGGAATTCGTTACATGAATGAAGAAGAGATAAATGCCTTATATGTTCGCAAGTGCAAAGGCATTGGTTTAGAGAGGTAA
- the LOC132050424 gene encoding E3 ubiquitin-protein ligase RDUF1 produces the protein MSSYWCYRCTRFVNISTDNDVVCPHCNTGFIELAEGNNNTNNNNNNINSPESRRNMSSSRRSRRNARAGAGDRSPFNPVIVLRSPSEALSRENHDDNAEVVVGEERNYELYYDDGEGSGLRPLPPTMSEFLMGSGFDRLLEQLSQIEVNGFGSRQENPPASKSAIESMPTVQIASKHVSSEAHCAVCKEAFALGSQAREMPCKHIYHSDCILPWLNLRNSCPVCRHELPAEATTTEGTVTSGDFPRTRNNNDEEAMGLTIWRLPGGGFAVGRFSGGRRGAERELPVVYTEMDGGFNNGVPRRIAWRSRRSNAGRNGGGISRIFSNFASFFRRLTPSNRQRRSLSIHSSSSDSSGSGSGVFRSRSVSNSSMFSRYLRRSRRNWVPEESNGVTRW, from the coding sequence ATGTCTTCATACTGGTGTTACAGATGTACTCGATTCGTCAATATTTCAACTGATAACGACGTCGTTTGTCCTCACTGTAATACCGGATTTATCGAACTAGCTGAAGgcaacaacaatactaataataacaacaacaatatcaactcGCCGGAATCTCGCCGGAATATGAGTAGTTCACGCCGGAGCCGACGTAATGCTCGCGCCGGCGCCGGAGATAGATCTCCGTTTAATCCAGTTATCGTTCTCCGTAGTCCATCTGAAGCACTTTCGAGAGAGAATCACGATGATAATGCTGAAGTTGTGGTGGGAGAAGAGCGTAATTACGAGCTTTACTACGACGACGGTGAAGGTTCCGGTTTAAGACCGTTACCTCCAACGATGTCGGAGTTTTTAATGGGATCTGGATTCGATAGATTGCTCGAGCAGTTATCGCAAATCGAAGTGAACGGTTTCGGAAGTCGACAGGAGAATCCGCCTGCCTCGAAATCGGCTATCGAATCGATGCCGACAGTGCAGATTGCCTCCAAGCATGTTAGCTCGGAGGCGCACTGCGCTGTCTGTAAAGAAGCATTTGCTTTAGGCTCCCAAGCAAGAGAAATGCCCTGTAAACATATATACCATTCGGATTGTATACTTCCGTGGTTGAACCTTCGTAATTCGTGCCCGGTTTGCAGGCACGAATTACCAGCGGAAGCAACAACAACGGAAGGTACTGTGACTTCTGGTGATTTTCCCCGTACTCGTAATAACAACGATGAAGAAGCGATGGGGCTGACGATTTGGAGACTTCCAGGCGGTGGGTTTGCTGTCGGGAGATTTTCAGGCGGTCGGAGAGGAGCGGAAAGGGAATTACCGGTAGTTTATACCGAAATGGATGGTGGATTTAACAATGGTGTGCCTAGAAGAATAGCTTGGAGATCAAGGAGGAGTAATGCGGGTCGAAATGGTGGTGGAATAAGTCGGATTTTCAGCAATTTCGCGTCGTTTTTCAGGCGATTAACGCCCTCGAATCGACAGAGGAGATCGCTATCGATACATTCGAGTAGTTCGGATTCATCCGGGTCTGGATCTGGTGTTTTTAGGAGTCGGAGTGTGTCGAATAGTTCGATGTTTAGTAGGTATTTGAGGAGAAGTAGAAGAAATTGGGTACCTGAAGAAAGTAATGGAGTAACAAGATGGTAA
- the LOC132050422 gene encoding uncharacterized protein LOC132050422 isoform X2: MMHFIVASGVGDILFLFSVLFLYSISPADDAMVFMGFVCVQVAPIMAFVMIYEICSSRRARDRTRSTSTNYLSCCDELHHYVPSSEACPIRRRLQELRHQIALLNRESYEFVRMHHQHKPCLLQPQLSRNLEDTYNGRG; this comes from the exons ATGATGCACTTCATTGTGGCTTCTGGCGTTGGAgatattctcttccttttttcag TTCTCTTCTTATACTCTATAAGCCCTGCGGATGACGCAATGGTTTTTATG GGCTTCGTTTGTGTACAAGTTGCTCCGATTATGGCATTCGTTATGATATACGAAATTTGTTCTTCACGTCGAGCTCGAGACAGAACAAGGAGTACATCCACTAACTACTTGAGTTGTTGTGATGAACTCCATCACTACGTGCCTTCATCAGAAGCATGTCCCATAAGAAGAAGATTGCAAGAGCTGAGGCACCAAATTGCTCTTCTAAACCGTGAAAGTTATGAGTTTG TGAGGATGCACCACCAACACAAGCCTTGTCTTCTTCAGCCTCAGCTAAG CAGGAATTTGGAAGATACTTATAATGGACGAGGATGA
- the LOC132050422 gene encoding uncharacterized protein LOC132050422 isoform X3, giving the protein MMHFIVASGVGDILFLFSVLFLYSISPADDAMVFMGFVCVQVAPIMAFVMIYEICSSRRARDRTRSTSTNYLSCCDELHHYVPSSEACPIRRRLQELRHQIALLNRESYEFVRMHHQHKPCLLQPQLRNLEDTYNGRG; this is encoded by the exons ATGATGCACTTCATTGTGGCTTCTGGCGTTGGAgatattctcttccttttttcag TTCTCTTCTTATACTCTATAAGCCCTGCGGATGACGCAATGGTTTTTATG GGCTTCGTTTGTGTACAAGTTGCTCCGATTATGGCATTCGTTATGATATACGAAATTTGTTCTTCACGTCGAGCTCGAGACAGAACAAGGAGTACATCCACTAACTACTTGAGTTGTTGTGATGAACTCCATCACTACGTGCCTTCATCAGAAGCATGTCCCATAAGAAGAAGATTGCAAGAGCTGAGGCACCAAATTGCTCTTCTAAACCGTGAAAGTTATGAGTTTG TGAGGATGCACCACCAACACAAGCCTTGTCTTCTTCAGCCTCAGCTAAG GAATTTGGAAGATACTTATAATGGACGAGGATGA